From one Mycolicibacterium sp. HK-90 genomic stretch:
- the pks13 gene encoding polyketide synthase Pks13 (Pks13 is a key enzyme in mycolic acid biosynthesis.): MDETQNDSNLPARTESAGQPTSRPDLTVAEMREWLRKAVANATGQSADAIDETTPLIELGLSSRDAVAMASDIEDLTGVTLTATVLFRHPTIESLATVIIEGEPEPESTDDEDWTRDRDVEDIAIVGVATRFPGDLNSPDEMWEALLAGKDCITDLPEGRWEEFLDEPRIAERVGKARTRGGYLSDIKGFDSEFFALSKMEADNIDPQQRMALELTWEALEHARIPASSLRGTSVGVYVGNSVNDYSFLAMSDPSITHPYAITGTASSIIANRVSYFYDFRGPSVAVDTACSSSLVAAHQGVQALRSGEADVAIVGGVNALITPMVTVGFDEVGGVLAPDGRIKSFSSDADGYARSEGGGMLVLKRVSDARRDGDQILAVIAGSAINHDGRSNGLLAPNPDAQEAVLRKAYKNAGINPRSVDYIEAHGTGTILGDPIEADALGRVVGRGRDTDKPALLGAVKSNVGHLESAAGAASLAKMTLALQHGKLPPSINYAGPNPYIDFDKEHLKVNDTVADWPRYSGHAIAGVSGFGFGGANAHLVLREVLASDLVEPEPEPEAAEDKSASDDADAVYVGGVRMDEYGEFVHDEPEADEYPAYDEASHELPGLTDEAKRLIEAARAELEAAEQPAQVVPLAISAFLTSRKKAAAAELADWMDSEEGRASSLESIGRSLSRRNHGRSRAVVLAHDHDEAIKGLRAIAEGKQHPTVISSDGPVTNGPVWVLAGFGAQHRKMGKDLYLRDEVFAEWINKVDAHIQDERGYSVVELILDDAIDYTNETCEYPIEVVQTVIFAIQIALGELLKHHGAKPGAVVGQSLGEAAAAYFSGGLSLADATRTICSRAHLMGEGEAMLFGEYIRLMALVEYSADEIKTVFADYPGLEVCVYAAPTQTVIGGPPEQIDAIIARAEAEGKFARKLQTKGASHTQQMDPLLGELSAEIQGIEPHPLQTAYFSTVHEGKLIRAGAEPIHDVEYWKKGLRHSVYFTHGIRNAVDNGHTTFLELAPNPVALMQVGLTTASAGLHDAQLVATLARKQDEVTSMVTAMAHLFVHGHDLDMRTLFPRKSTGLAGALDFANIPLTRFKRKQHWLDAHFTGDSSAVMPGNHVATPDGKHVWEFVSKGNTDLAALVKAAAAQVLPDARLTASEQRAVPAEGSRLVTTLTRHPGGASVQVHARLDNGGESSFCLVYDAIVTRGGAAATLPTAVGAGVVAEQVSAAPALAEPEVEDDAEILQDNLTQGANLGAGFAKWSPDSGETVADRLGTIVGGAMGYEPEDLPWEVPLIELGLDSLMAVRIKNRVEYDFDLPPIQLTAVRDANLYNVEDLIKYAIEHRDEVDQIAESQKGKTAEEIAAEQSELLGGASTVAELEAKLAETGHPLADKGSEDDAEAAAADVAAPADIPAPPSDPSGPSIPAPPSDPSGPTIPAPPSDPAGPTKATAAAAAAKVLTQEAVTEALGADVPPRDAAERVTFATWAIVTGKSPGGIFNELPFVDVETATKLSERLSERAEGTVTVEQVRSAKTIEELSTIVRDQLEEGVVDGFVRTLRPPKDTAGGSSKVPLFVFHPAGGSTVVYEPLIKRLPADTPVYGIERVEGSIEERAAEYVPKLLEMHKGPFLLAGWSLGGALAYACAIGLKQAGADVRFVGLIDCVRPGEPIDQSQAGMRARWDRYARFAERTFNVEVPAIPYEELEKLDDEGQVKFVLEVVAQSGVQIPGGIIEHQRTSYLDNRALDTIEIQPYDGHVTLYMADRYHDDAIVFEPAYATRQPDGGWGEAASDLEVVHIGGEHIQAIDEPYIAKVGAHMSEAINRIEAESESK; the protein is encoded by the coding sequence ATGGATGAAACACAGAACGATTCGAATCTTCCAGCCCGCACCGAGTCTGCCGGTCAGCCGACGTCGCGCCCCGACCTGACCGTCGCGGAGATGCGCGAGTGGCTGCGTAAGGCGGTGGCGAACGCCACCGGGCAGTCGGCCGACGCGATCGACGAGACCACTCCGTTGATCGAGCTGGGCCTGTCCTCGCGCGATGCGGTGGCCATGGCCAGCGACATCGAGGATCTCACCGGGGTCACGCTGACCGCCACGGTGCTGTTCCGGCACCCGACCATCGAGTCGCTGGCCACGGTGATCATCGAGGGCGAGCCCGAGCCCGAGTCCACCGACGACGAGGACTGGACCCGGGATCGCGACGTGGAGGACATCGCGATCGTCGGTGTCGCCACCCGGTTCCCGGGCGACCTGAACAGCCCCGACGAGATGTGGGAAGCCCTGCTCGCCGGCAAGGACTGCATCACCGATCTGCCCGAGGGCCGGTGGGAGGAGTTCCTCGACGAGCCGCGGATCGCCGAGCGGGTGGGCAAGGCCCGCACTCGCGGCGGCTACCTGTCCGACATCAAAGGCTTCGACTCCGAGTTCTTCGCGCTGTCGAAGATGGAAGCCGACAACATCGACCCGCAGCAGCGGATGGCGCTGGAGCTGACCTGGGAGGCGCTGGAGCACGCCCGGATTCCGGCGTCCAGCCTGCGCGGCACCAGCGTCGGCGTCTACGTCGGCAACTCGGTCAACGACTACAGCTTCCTGGCGATGAGTGATCCGTCGATCACCCACCCGTATGCGATCACCGGAACGGCGAGCTCGATCATCGCCAACCGGGTTTCGTACTTCTATGACTTCCGCGGCCCGTCGGTCGCCGTCGACACCGCATGCTCGAGCTCGCTGGTGGCTGCCCACCAGGGGGTGCAGGCACTCCGTTCGGGTGAGGCCGACGTGGCCATCGTCGGCGGTGTGAACGCACTGATCACCCCGATGGTGACGGTCGGCTTCGACGAGGTCGGTGGCGTGCTGGCCCCGGACGGCCGGATCAAGTCGTTCTCCTCGGATGCCGACGGCTACGCCCGGTCCGAGGGTGGCGGCATGCTGGTGCTCAAGCGGGTGTCCGACGCCCGCCGCGACGGTGACCAGATCCTCGCCGTGATCGCCGGTAGCGCGATCAATCACGACGGCCGGTCCAACGGCCTGCTGGCCCCGAATCCGGATGCGCAGGAAGCGGTTCTGCGCAAGGCCTACAAGAATGCCGGGATCAACCCGCGGTCCGTCGACTACATCGAGGCGCACGGCACCGGCACCATCCTCGGCGACCCGATCGAGGCCGACGCGCTCGGCCGGGTGGTCGGCCGCGGCCGCGACACGGACAAGCCCGCCCTGCTGGGCGCGGTGAAATCGAATGTGGGACACCTGGAATCGGCCGCCGGGGCGGCCAGCCTGGCGAAGATGACGCTGGCGCTGCAGCACGGCAAGCTGCCGCCGTCGATCAACTACGCGGGCCCCAACCCCTACATCGACTTCGACAAGGAACACCTCAAGGTCAACGACACCGTCGCGGACTGGCCGCGCTACAGCGGTCACGCGATCGCGGGCGTGTCCGGGTTCGGCTTCGGTGGAGCCAACGCCCACCTGGTGCTGCGTGAGGTGCTGGCCTCGGATCTCGTCGAGCCCGAGCCGGAACCCGAAGCGGCCGAGGACAAGTCGGCCTCCGACGACGCCGACGCGGTGTACGTCGGCGGGGTCCGGATGGATGAGTACGGCGAGTTCGTTCACGATGAGCCCGAAGCGGACGAGTACCCGGCGTACGACGAGGCATCCCACGAGCTCCCCGGCCTCACGGACGAGGCCAAGCGCCTGATCGAGGCGGCGCGCGCCGAGCTCGAGGCGGCCGAGCAGCCCGCTCAGGTTGTCCCACTGGCCATCTCGGCGTTCCTGACCTCGCGTAAGAAGGCCGCCGCGGCTGAGCTGGCGGACTGGATGGACAGTGAAGAGGGCCGGGCGTCGTCGCTCGAGTCCATCGGCCGCTCGCTGTCCCGCCGGAACCACGGCCGCTCCCGGGCCGTGGTGCTGGCCCACGACCACGACGAGGCGATCAAGGGCCTGCGGGCGATCGCCGAGGGCAAGCAGCATCCGACGGTCATCTCGTCCGACGGCCCGGTCACCAACGGCCCGGTGTGGGTGCTCGCCGGTTTCGGTGCGCAGCACCGCAAGATGGGCAAGGACCTGTATCTGCGCGACGAGGTGTTCGCGGAGTGGATCAACAAGGTCGACGCCCACATCCAGGACGAGCGCGGCTATTCGGTGGTCGAGCTGATCCTCGACGACGCGATCGACTACACCAACGAGACCTGCGAATACCCCATCGAAGTGGTCCAGACGGTGATCTTCGCCATCCAGATCGCGCTCGGTGAGCTGCTCAAGCACCATGGCGCCAAACCCGGTGCGGTGGTGGGCCAGTCGCTCGGTGAGGCGGCCGCCGCCTACTTCTCCGGCGGCCTGAGCCTGGCCGATGCCACCCGCACCATCTGCTCGCGTGCGCACCTGATGGGTGAGGGCGAGGCCATGCTGTTCGGCGAGTACATCCGGCTGATGGCACTGGTCGAGTACTCGGCCGACGAGATCAAGACCGTGTTCGCCGACTACCCGGGTCTCGAGGTGTGTGTCTACGCCGCTCCGACCCAGACCGTGATCGGTGGCCCGCCGGAGCAGATCGACGCGATCATCGCCCGGGCGGAGGCCGAGGGCAAGTTCGCCCGCAAGCTGCAGACCAAGGGCGCGAGCCACACCCAGCAGATGGATCCGCTGCTCGGTGAGCTGTCCGCGGAGATCCAAGGCATCGAACCCCATCCGCTGCAGACGGCGTACTTCTCGACCGTGCACGAGGGCAAGCTGATCCGCGCCGGCGCCGAGCCGATCCACGATGTGGAGTACTGGAAGAAGGGTCTGCGCCACAGCGTCTACTTCACCCACGGCATCCGCAATGCGGTGGACAACGGCCACACCACGTTCCTGGAGCTCGCGCCGAACCCGGTGGCGCTCATGCAGGTTGGCCTGACGACGGCATCCGCCGGGCTGCACGATGCGCAGCTCGTCGCGACCCTGGCCCGCAAGCAGGACGAGGTCACCTCCATGGTGACGGCCATGGCCCACCTGTTCGTGCACGGCCACGACCTGGACATGCGCACGCTGTTCCCGCGCAAGTCCACCGGTCTGGCCGGTGCGCTGGACTTCGCGAACATCCCGCTCACCCGGTTCAAGCGCAAGCAGCACTGGCTGGACGCGCACTTCACCGGCGACAGCTCTGCGGTGATGCCCGGCAACCACGTCGCGACGCCGGACGGCAAGCACGTGTGGGAGTTCGTGTCGAAGGGCAACACCGATCTGGCGGCCCTGGTGAAAGCCGCTGCCGCGCAGGTGCTTCCGGATGCCCGGCTGACCGCGTCCGAGCAGCGTGCGGTGCCTGCCGAGGGTTCGCGCCTGGTCACCACGCTGACCCGGCACCCGGGCGGTGCCTCGGTGCAGGTGCATGCCCGGCTGGATAACGGGGGCGAATCTTCCTTCTGTTTGGTCTACGACGCGATCGTCACCCGCGGTGGTGCGGCGGCCACGCTGCCGACCGCGGTGGGTGCGGGTGTTGTCGCCGAACAGGTTTCGGCCGCGCCGGCTCTGGCCGAGCCTGAGGTCGAGGATGATGCCGAGATCCTTCAGGACAATCTCACTCAGGGCGCCAACCTCGGCGCCGGCTTCGCCAAGTGGTCGCCGGATTCGGGTGAGACCGTCGCGGACCGGCTGGGGACCATTGTCGGTGGCGCCATGGGCTACGAGCCCGAGGACCTGCCGTGGGAGGTACCGCTGATCGAGCTGGGCCTGGATTCCCTGATGGCGGTGCGGATCAAGAACCGGGTCGAGTACGACTTCGACCTGCCGCCGATCCAGCTGACCGCGGTGCGGGACGCCAACCTCTACAACGTCGAGGATTTGATCAAGTACGCGATCGAGCACCGCGACGAGGTCGATCAGATCGCCGAGTCCCAGAAGGGCAAGACGGCCGAGGAGATCGCGGCCGAGCAGTCCGAGCTGTTGGGGGGTGCCTCCACCGTCGCCGAGCTCGAGGCCAAGCTGGCCGAGACCGGACATCCGTTGGCGGACAAGGGCTCCGAGGACGACGCCGAGGCTGCTGCCGCTGACGTCGCTGCGCCCGCAGACATCCCTGCACCGCCGAGCGATCCGTCGGGCCCCTCCATCCCGGCCCCGCCGAGTGACCCCAGTGGTCCGACGATCCCGGCGCCGCCGTCCGATCCGGCCGGACCCACCAAGGCGACCGCCGCCGCGGCGGCGGCCAAGGTGCTCACCCAGGAAGCGGTCACCGAGGCGCTGGGTGCCGACGTGCCCCCGCGTGATGCCGCCGAGCGCGTCACGTTCGCGACGTGGGCGATCGTCACCGGCAAGTCGCCGGGCGGCATCTTCAACGAGCTGCCCTTCGTCGATGTCGAGACGGCGACGAAGCTGTCGGAGCGGCTCTCTGAGCGCGCCGAGGGCACGGTGACGGTCGAGCAGGTGCGTTCGGCCAAGACCATCGAAGAGCTGTCGACGATCGTGCGCGACCAGCTCGAAGAGGGTGTGGTGGACGGATTCGTCCGGACTCTCCGGCCTCCGAAAGACACGGCAGGAGGGTCCTCGAAGGTCCCGCTGTTCGTGTTCCACCCGGCCGGCGGATCCACCGTCGTCTACGAGCCGCTGATCAAGCGTCTGCCCGCCGACACCCCGGTGTACGGCATCGAGCGGGTCGAGGGCTCCATCGAGGAGCGTGCCGCCGAGTACGTGCCCAAGCTGCTGGAGATGCACAAGGGTCCGTTCCTCCTGGCCGGCTGGTCTCTGGGCGGGGCGCTGGCCTACGCGTGTGCGATCGGCCTGAAGCAGGCCGGTGCCGATGTCCGCTTCGTCGGGCTGATCGACTGCGTGCGTCCCGGTGAGCCGATCGACCAGAGCCAGGCCGGGATGCGGGCCCGGTGGGACCGCTACGCGCGGTTCGCCGAGCGCACGTTCAACGTCGAAGTTCCGGCCATCCCGTACGAAGAGCTGGAGAAGCTCGACGACGAGGGCCAGGTGAAGTTCGTGCTGGAGGTCGTCGCGCAGAGCGGTGTGCAGATCCCCGGCGGGATCATCGAGCACCAGCGCACGTCGTACCTGGACAATCGCGCGTTGGACACCATCGAGATCCAGCCGTACGACGGTCACGTCACGCTCTACATGGCCGACCGCTACCACGATGACGCGATCGTTTTCGAGCCTGCGTACGCCACCCGGCAGCCCGACGGCGGCTGGGGCGAAGCGGCCTCGGATCTGGAGGTCGTGCACATCGGGGGCGAGCACATTCAGGCCATCGACGAGCCGTACATTGCCAAAGTGGGTGCTCACATGAGCGAGGCGATCAACCGTATCGAAGCGGAGAGCGAGAGCAAGTGA
- the fadD32 gene encoding long-chain-fatty-acid--AMP ligase FadD32 translates to MPFINPFIKDGQIKFPDGASIVEHVERWARVRSDKLAYRFLDFSTERDGVARDLTWAQFSARNKAVAARLQQVTQEGDRVAILCPQNLDYLVAFFGALYAGRIAVPLFDPSEPGHVGRLHAVLDNCHPSAILTTTEAAEGVRKFFRSRPANQRPRVIAVDAVPDDVAATWVHPEGPDETTIAYLQYTSGSTRIPTGVQITHLNMATNIVQIVEALEGEEGDRGLSWLPFFHDMGLVTALIAPMIGHYFTFMTPAAFVRRPERWIREMARKEGDTGGVISVAPNFAFDHAAARGVPKDGAPLDLSNVKAVLNGSEPISAATVRRFNEAFNPFGFPPKAIKPSYGLAEATLMVSTTPAAEEPKIIYVDRDELNTGRIVEVDGDSPKAVAQASAGKVGVSEWAVIVDAESATELPDGQVGEIWMSGQNMGTGYWGKPEESINVFQNTLKSRTSPSHAEGADDDATWVRTGDYGAFYDGDLYITGRVKDLVIIDGRNHYPQDLEYSAQEASKALRTGYVAAFSVPANQLPDEVFANAHAGLHRDDEDSSEQLVIVAERAPGSHKLEVGPITDDIRAAIAVRHGVTVRDVLLTAAGAIPRTSSGKIGRRACRSAYLDGTLRAGKIPNAFPDETD, encoded by the coding sequence ATGCCGTTCATCAATCCGTTCATCAAGGACGGACAGATCAAGTTCCCTGACGGCGCCAGCATCGTCGAGCACGTCGAGCGCTGGGCGAGGGTTCGTAGCGACAAGCTGGCATACCGCTTCCTGGACTTCTCGACCGAGCGTGACGGTGTCGCCCGCGACCTGACCTGGGCCCAGTTCAGCGCCCGCAACAAGGCGGTGGCCGCCCGGCTTCAGCAGGTCACCCAGGAAGGTGACCGCGTCGCCATCCTGTGCCCGCAGAACCTCGATTACCTCGTCGCCTTCTTCGGCGCGCTGTACGCCGGCCGCATCGCCGTTCCGCTGTTCGACCCGTCCGAGCCCGGCCACGTCGGCCGCCTGCACGCGGTGCTGGACAACTGCCACCCGTCGGCGATCCTGACCACCACCGAGGCCGCCGAGGGCGTCCGCAAGTTCTTCCGCAGCCGGCCCGCCAACCAGCGGCCTCGCGTCATCGCCGTCGACGCGGTGCCCGACGACGTCGCCGCCACCTGGGTTCACCCGGAGGGCCCCGACGAGACCACCATCGCCTACCTGCAGTACACCTCCGGCTCGACCCGGATCCCGACCGGTGTGCAGATCACCCATCTGAACATGGCCACCAACATCGTGCAGATCGTGGAGGCGCTCGAAGGCGAGGAGGGCGACCGTGGTCTGTCCTGGCTGCCGTTCTTCCATGACATGGGTCTGGTCACCGCACTGATCGCCCCGATGATCGGCCATTACTTCACCTTCATGACCCCGGCCGCGTTCGTGCGCCGTCCCGAGCGCTGGATCCGTGAGATGGCCCGCAAGGAAGGCGACACCGGCGGCGTCATCTCGGTGGCCCCGAACTTCGCGTTCGACCACGCCGCCGCCCGCGGTGTGCCCAAGGACGGCGCGCCGCTCGACCTGTCCAACGTGAAAGCCGTGCTCAACGGCAGCGAGCCGATCTCGGCAGCCACCGTGCGCCGGTTCAACGAGGCGTTCAACCCGTTCGGCTTCCCGCCCAAGGCGATCAAGCCGTCCTACGGCCTGGCCGAAGCCACGTTGATGGTGTCGACCACGCCGGCCGCCGAAGAACCCAAGATCATCTACGTCGACCGTGACGAACTGAACACCGGCCGGATCGTCGAGGTGGACGGTGACTCGCCGAAGGCGGTCGCCCAGGCCTCGGCAGGCAAGGTCGGCGTGTCCGAGTGGGCCGTCATCGTCGACGCCGAGAGCGCGACCGAACTGCCCGACGGCCAGGTCGGTGAGATCTGGATGAGCGGCCAGAATATGGGTACGGGCTACTGGGGCAAGCCGGAAGAGTCCATCAATGTCTTCCAGAACACCCTGAAGTCGCGCACGAGCCCGTCGCACGCCGAAGGCGCCGATGACGACGCCACCTGGGTCCGCACCGGCGACTACGGCGCCTTCTACGACGGCGACCTCTACATCACCGGCCGCGTCAAGGACCTGGTGATCATCGACGGCCGCAACCACTACCCGCAGGACCTGGAGTACTCGGCGCAGGAGGCCAGCAAGGCGCTGCGCACCGGTTATGTCGCTGCCTTCTCGGTACCGGCCAATCAGCTGCCCGACGAGGTGTTCGCGAACGCCCACGCGGGCCTGCACCGCGATGACGAAGACAGCTCCGAGCAGTTGGTCATCGTCGCGGAACGCGCACCCGGCTCCCACAAGCTCGAGGTCGGCCCGATCACCGACGACATCCGGGCGGCGATCGCCGTACGGCACGGCGTCACCGTGCGGGACGTGCTGTTGACCGCGGCCGGTGCCATTCCCCGTACCTCCAGCGGCAAGATCGGCCGGCGGGCCTGCCGGTCGGCGTACCTGGACGGGACACTGCGGGCGGGCAAGATTCCCAACGCTTTCCCGGACGAGACGGACTGA
- a CDS encoding cutinase family protein produces the protein MAKNASRRKRHRILALIAAAAMALVVVLVVTVVVIVMRRPDTPSAPPSAEPPAGVPGGPTKPRKPRPEFQSADCPDVMLLSIPGTWESSPQDDPFNPTQFPLSLMTNISRPMAEQFGRDRLEVYTVPYTAQFHNPFSADNQMSYNDSRAEGMRTAVKAMTDMNDRCPLTSYVIAGFSQGAVIGGDLASDIGNGRGPVDEDLVLGVTLIADGRRQLGVGQDVGPNPPGQGAEITLHEVPVLSEMGLTMTGPRQGGFGALDNRTNQICGKGDLICSAPEEAFSIFNLPKTLETLTGSAAGPVHALYNTPQFWVENGETATQWTLSWAKGLVDNAPHPKHG, from the coding sequence ATGGCAAAAAACGCCAGCCGCAGGAAGCGTCACCGCATCCTGGCCCTGATCGCCGCCGCGGCGATGGCACTCGTGGTGGTACTCGTGGTGACGGTCGTGGTGATCGTGATGCGCCGTCCCGATACCCCGTCGGCACCGCCGTCGGCCGAACCCCCGGCCGGGGTGCCCGGCGGTCCGACGAAGCCGCGTAAGCCGCGACCGGAATTCCAGTCGGCGGACTGCCCCGACGTGATGCTGCTGTCGATCCCGGGCACCTGGGAGTCTTCCCCGCAGGACGACCCGTTCAACCCGACCCAGTTCCCCCTGTCGCTGATGACCAACATCAGCCGGCCGATGGCCGAGCAGTTCGGGCGGGACCGGCTCGAGGTGTACACCGTGCCGTACACCGCGCAGTTCCACAACCCGTTCTCCGCCGACAACCAGATGTCCTACAACGACAGCCGCGCCGAGGGGATGCGCACCGCGGTCAAGGCGATGACCGACATGAACGATCGCTGCCCGCTGACGAGTTACGTGATCGCCGGGTTCTCTCAGGGGGCCGTGATCGGCGGTGACCTGGCCAGCGACATCGGCAACGGCCGCGGCCCGGTGGACGAGGACCTGGTGCTGGGCGTGACGCTGATCGCCGACGGCCGGCGCCAGCTGGGTGTCGGTCAGGACGTGGGCCCCAACCCGCCGGGACAGGGCGCCGAGATCACCCTCCACGAGGTTCCGGTGCTCTCCGAGATGGGTCTGACCATGACGGGCCCGCGGCAGGGCGGGTTCGGGGCGCTCGACAACCGCACCAATCAGATCTGCGGCAAGGGCGATCTGATCTGTTCGGCGCCCGAGGAAGCGTTCTCGATCTTCAATCTGCCCAAGACTCTGGAGACCCTGACCGGCAGCGCGGCCGGTCCGGTGCACGCGCTGTACAACACCCCGCAGTTCTGGGTGGAGAACGGCGAGACGGCGACGCAATGGACGCTGAGCTGGGCCAAGGGCCTCGTGGACAACGCGCCTCATCCGAAGCACGGATAA
- a CDS encoding DUF732 domain-containing protein, whose amino-acid sequence MQHTVRSATLVVAVSAASLLTGCDAGGDIMAPLALPTSQVNGAQPQAVSAQPQLGRTGELAITSQQHTYLDELKAAGITPSSELLALSIGSYVCQARAARQGDQAVWDFVLPLVRSDVQADHSGQDSPTPGEIDAAATEYIRIATDHLC is encoded by the coding sequence GTGCAGCACACGGTACGGTCGGCCACCCTGGTGGTGGCGGTGTCCGCTGCGTCGTTGCTCACGGGCTGCGATGCGGGCGGTGACATCATGGCGCCCCTGGCCCTGCCCACCTCTCAGGTCAACGGCGCGCAGCCGCAAGCGGTGTCCGCGCAGCCTCAGCTGGGCCGTACCGGTGAGCTGGCCATCACCTCTCAGCAGCACACCTACCTCGATGAGCTGAAGGCCGCGGGGATCACCCCGTCCAGCGAGCTGCTGGCGCTGTCGATCGGGTCGTACGTGTGCCAGGCGCGCGCCGCCCGCCAGGGCGACCAGGCGGTGTGGGATTTCGTCCTGCCGCTGGTGCGCAGCGATGTCCAGGCCGATCACTCCGGCCAGGACAGTCCGACGCCCGGTGAGATCGACGCCGCGGCCACCGAGTACATCCGCATCGCCACCGATCATCTCTGCTAG
- a CDS encoding alpha/beta hydrolase family protein produces MRRALSLMRAMLLALLAPVLGAGLWTVSAATAAPARADGVEYLMVPSAAMGRDIPVAFQGGGPHAVFLLDAFNAAPDVSNWVNAGHAMTTLAGRGISVAAPAGGAWSLYTNWEQDGSKQWETFLSAELPDWLAANKGLAPDGHGVVGASQGGTAALTLAAFHPGRFRFAGSLSGFLTPSATTMNGAITAGMAQFGGVDSYGMWGAPQLGRWKWHDPDVHVQLLANANTRLWVYSPGTLTCSDPAAMIGVCDLAQGSNRAFYQHYRSVGGSNGHFDMPAGGQHDWGSWAPQLAQMSGELVAVIK; encoded by the coding sequence ATGAGACGTGCGTTGAGTCTGATGCGGGCGATGCTGCTGGCCCTGTTGGCCCCGGTGCTCGGTGCCGGCCTGTGGACCGTCTCGGCGGCCACGGCCGCCCCGGCCCGCGCCGACGGTGTCGAGTACCTGATGGTTCCGTCGGCGGCGATGGGCCGCGACATCCCGGTGGCCTTCCAGGGCGGCGGCCCGCACGCGGTGTTCCTGCTCGACGCGTTCAACGCCGCTCCCGACGTCAGCAACTGGGTCAACGCCGGGCATGCGATGACCACGCTGGCCGGTCGCGGCATCTCGGTGGCCGCCCCAGCCGGTGGCGCCTGGAGCCTCTACACCAACTGGGAGCAGGACGGCAGCAAGCAGTGGGAGACCTTCCTGTCCGCCGAGCTGCCGGACTGGCTCGCCGCCAACAAGGGCCTGGCCCCCGACGGCCACGGTGTCGTGGGTGCCTCCCAGGGCGGTACCGCGGCGCTGACGCTGGCCGCCTTCCATCCGGGCCGCTTCCGCTTCGCCGGTTCACTGTCGGGGTTCCTCACCCCGTCGGCCACCACCATGAACGGTGCGATCACGGCGGGGATGGCGCAGTTCGGCGGTGTGGACAGCTACGGCATGTGGGGAGCCCCACAGCTCGGCCGCTGGAAGTGGCACGACCCTGACGTGCACGTGCAGTTGCTGGCCAACGCCAACACCCGGCTCTGGGTTTACAGCCCGGGCACGCTGACCTGTAGCGACCCGGCCGCGATGATCGGTGTCTGTGATCTCGCCCAGGGCAGCAACCGGGCCTTCTACCAGCACTACCGCTCTGTCGGCGGCAGCAACGGGCACTTCGACATGCCCGCCGGTGGGCAGCACGACTGGGGCAGCTGGGCCCCGCAGCTGGCCCAGATGTCGGGCGAACTGGTCGCCGTCATCAAGTAG
- a CDS encoding esterase family protein, with protein sequence MKFVGKMRGLSRRLTVAVAAAAVLPGLVGVVGGSATAGAWSRPGLPVEYLEVPSAGMGRNIKVEFQSGGPGAPALYLLDGMRAREDQNGWDIELPTFEWFLNSGISVVMPVGGQSSFYTDWYKPACGSKDGGCKTYKWETFLTQELPAWLAANREVKSTGSAVVGLSMAGSSALMLSARHPDQFIYASSLSGTLNPSEGWWPMLIGISMGDAGGYKADDMWGKTEDPNSAWKANDPTENVATLANNGTRLWVYCGNGKPGELGGTDMPAKFLEGFVCRTNSTFQEKYIAAGGKNAVFNFPQSGTHNWAYWGQQLQAMKPDLQRVLGATPTA encoded by the coding sequence ATGAAGTTCGTTGGGAAGATGCGCGGCCTGTCGCGCCGGTTGACGGTTGCGGTCGCCGCAGCGGCCGTACTGCCTGGCCTGGTTGGCGTCGTAGGCGGCTCGGCGACCGCTGGAGCGTGGTCTCGACCCGGCCTTCCGGTCGAGTATCTCGAAGTCCCGTCGGCGGGGATGGGGCGGAACATCAAGGTCGAGTTCCAGAGTGGTGGCCCGGGTGCACCGGCCCTCTACCTGCTCGACGGTATGCGCGCCCGCGAAGACCAGAACGGCTGGGACATCGAGCTGCCGACGTTCGAGTGGTTCCTGAACTCGGGCATCTCGGTTGTCATGCCGGTCGGCGGCCAGTCCAGCTTCTACACCGACTGGTACAAGCCGGCTTGTGGCTCCAAGGACGGCGGCTGCAAGACCTACAAGTGGGAGACCTTCCTGACGCAGGAGCTGCCGGCCTGGCTGGCGGCCAACCGCGAGGTGAAGTCGACCGGTAGCGCCGTGGTCGGTCTGTCGATGGCCGGTTCGTCGGCGCTGATGCTGTCGGCTCGCCACCCGGACCAGTTCATCTACGCGTCCTCGCTGTCGGGCACGTTGAACCCGTCCGAGGGCTGGTGGCCGATGCTGATCGGTATCTCGATGGGTGATGCCGGCGGCTACAAGGCCGATGACATGTGGGGCAAGACGGAAGACCCGAACAGCGCCTGGAAGGCCAACGACCCGACCGAGAACGTAGCGACCCTGGCCAACAACGGCACTCGCCTCTGGGTGTACTGCGGTAACGGCAAGCCGGGCGAGCTGGGTGGCACCGACATGCCCGCCAAGTTCCTCGAGGGCTTCGTGTGCCGCACGAACTCCACCTTCCAGGAGAAGTACATCGCTGCCGGTGGCAAGAACGCTGTGTTCAACTTCCCGCAGAGTGGTACGCACAACTGGGCCTACTGGGGCCAGCAGTTGCAGGCCATGAAGCCTGACCTGCAGCGCGTCCTCGGCGCTACCCCGACCGCTTGA